Proteins encoded within one genomic window of Brenneria nigrifluens DSM 30175 = ATCC 13028:
- the cspE gene encoding transcription antiterminator/RNA stability regulator CspE, with protein sequence MAKIKGQVKWFNESKGFGFITPADGSKDVFVHFSAIQGNGFKTLAEGQNVEFEIQDGQKGPSAVNVTAI encoded by the coding sequence ATGGCAAAGATTAAAGGTCAGGTCAAGTGGTTCAATGAGTCGAAAGGTTTTGGTTTCATCACTCCGGCTGACGGTAGCAAAGATGTATTCGTACACTTCTCTGCAATTCAAGGCAACGGCTTTAAAACTCTGGCTGAAGGCCAGAACGTAGAGTTCGAAATTCAAGACGGTCAGAAAGGTCCGTCTGCAGTCAACGTCACTGCGATTTAA
- a CDS encoding DUF2627 domain-containing protein, translating into MNGIFSKEDLSTNVSVEYHFSADPYLSASSSNDFGLSV; encoded by the coding sequence ATGAATGGCATTTTCAGTAAAGAAGACTTGAGTACAAACGTTAGCGTTGAATACCACTTCTCTGCCGATCCTTATCTTAGTGCCTCAAGCAGTAACGACTTTGGTTTGTCTGTATAA